In Plasmodium malariae genome assembly, chromosome: 11, the following proteins share a genomic window:
- the PmUG01_11036700 gene encoding mitochondrial ribosomal protein L46 precursor, putative, with amino-acid sequence MEKGVLGEILLKSYIPIWNKKLCVFFNKKKNITYQNDLKKKNIPLREASDTSSRLTKTNIMEVKEIVVHDKYKVQVSLCIDRFPLNFVEEEFEKDFEDFKDKWLLRTNNNLEVNEEFLHMKYNLSSFHDKINEDNTEENNIENNKKYEKKDIKLEKEHNKDEEKKAEKEDLENLFSIEGIQNILIEKEKKKTKQKDVSDNINEKIKKKEDNNTNEYYYRDIKRKPNNFLYLIVKYKKTNKWMFPVIDFKKKLTIRQNLQYLCSEHLKCEMPCFIGYCPCTFDKRKFKFPILHNEIIGRKIFYYRAHYINNDINLDISQNEYINDFAWMSRSELKNFLSVNKYHVIKDAIPLT; translated from the coding sequence ATGGAAAAAGGCGTATTGGGGGAAATTTTACTGAAAAGTTATATTCCCAtatggaacaaaaaattatgtgttttttttaataagaagaaaaatataacttaccaaaatgatttaaaaaaaaaaaatattcctttaAGAGAAGCTAGTGATACTTCTTCAAGGTTAAccaaaacaaatattatggaagtaaaagaaatagtagttcatgataaatataaagtacaAGTATCTTTGTGCATTGATAGATTTCCATTAAACTTTGTTGAGGAGGAATTTGAAAAAGACTTTGAAGATTTTAAAGATAAATGGCTTTtaagaacaaataataatttagaagTAAACGAAGAGTTTTTACATATGAAGTATAATTTAAGTTCATTtcatgataaaataaatgaagataaTACTGAAGAGAATAacatagaaaataataaaaagtatgaaaaaaaagatataaaactGGAAAAGGAACATAATAAAGATGAGGAGAAAAAAGCTGAAAAAGAAGACttggaaaatttattttccatagaaggaatacaaaatattttgatagaaaaagaaaagaaaaaaacaaaacaaaaagatGTTTCAGATaacataaatgaaaaaattaaaaagaaagaagataataatacaaatgaatattactatagagatattaaaagaaaaccaaataattttttatatttaatagttaaatataaaaagacaAATAAATGGATGTTTCCTGTGAtagattttaaaaaaaagttaacaaTTAGACAAAATTTGCAATATTTATGTTCAGAACATTTAAAGTGCGAAATGCCATGTTTCATTGGTTATTGTCCTTGCACTTTTGACAAAAGGAAATTTAAATTTCCTATTCTCCATAACGAAATTATCGgaaggaaaattttttattatagagctcattatataaataatgatattaatttAGACATATCACAAAATGAGTATATAAATGACTTTGCTTGGATGTCTCGTTCAGAATTAAAAAACTTCCTGTCTGTGAACAAATATCACGTAATAAAAGACGCAATACCGTTAACATGA